One Phycisphaerae bacterium RAS2 DNA window includes the following coding sequences:
- a CDS encoding Radical SAM superfamily protein, whose product MELPRRKTDDIYLPDGEFQAILNRLRQRTDAHDLNIGIVYAFDFRTRMLPYWYADKRMAPACVRILADCLAAAGFRNVRVVLQQWTPNFTPSLARLNGRPLDMLLVSAMQIHAEPAYDMIREAHAMGVRRPLILAGGPKAVYEPTDYFELGPQPGVGADCVSTGEGYVFLALLERILEMLRPGEKPLAGFERARRCGSLKDIPGLVYLDPSRPADKPIAVNTGVQRLLRDLDEMPMPDAGYRLLEPPHKKQTLAPQPFPAHKVGKVSMVSSVISTQGCKFACSYCPIPALNQRTWRHKSPARLAAEIKHIYENFGIKEFFSTDDNFFNTRSTVVDLMTAMANTTTRGRPLGEVIRFYTEATEYDVHKNMDILPLCRKGGMAAIWFGIEDITAELVNKGQTPGKTTEVYERLRSFGIEPMAMMIHNDHQPLRSPPGTLEGVINQAHYMFEKGAVSYQCTYLGPAVGTVDFEAAAKGRVIYKSVGGEPIPQAFQDGNHVAASRHPRPWERQLNIIRAYSAFYNPINVLRIIGNWRNDRLSARRLLFQVIGLIGIALTAPALWKWSRKLKRGPIEVWDGLQRARIPMIDAEEGHEVSWGIEFLPNPELPQKGERRAVRETSSFRDAERKMERESEAVTV is encoded by the coding sequence TTGGAACTGCCACGTCGCAAAACAGATGACATCTATCTTCCGGACGGCGAATTCCAGGCCATCCTCAATCGGCTGCGACAGCGCACGGACGCGCACGATCTCAACATCGGCATCGTCTATGCGTTCGACTTTCGCACGCGCATGCTGCCCTACTGGTACGCCGACAAGCGCATGGCTCCGGCCTGCGTACGAATTCTCGCAGACTGCCTCGCTGCCGCCGGTTTCCGCAACGTGCGCGTCGTTCTCCAGCAGTGGACGCCGAACTTCACACCCAGCCTCGCGCGCCTGAACGGCCGACCGCTCGATATGCTGCTCGTCTCGGCGATGCAGATTCACGCCGAGCCGGCCTACGACATGATCCGCGAAGCGCATGCCATGGGCGTGCGTCGGCCGCTGATCCTCGCGGGCGGGCCGAAGGCGGTGTACGAGCCGACCGACTATTTCGAGCTTGGCCCGCAGCCGGGCGTCGGCGCGGATTGCGTCTCCACCGGCGAGGGCTACGTGTTCCTCGCTTTGCTGGAGCGCATCCTGGAGATGCTGCGCCCCGGCGAGAAACCGCTGGCAGGCTTCGAGCGCGCTCGACGCTGCGGCTCGTTGAAAGACATTCCGGGGCTGGTGTATCTCGACCCTTCGCGCCCGGCCGACAAGCCCATCGCGGTCAACACCGGCGTGCAACGGCTGCTGCGCGACCTCGACGAAATGCCCATGCCGGACGCGGGCTATCGCCTGCTCGAGCCACCGCACAAGAAGCAGACGCTCGCTCCGCAACCCTTCCCGGCGCACAAGGTCGGCAAGGTCTCGATGGTCTCGTCGGTCATCTCAACGCAGGGCTGCAAGTTCGCCTGTTCGTACTGCCCGATCCCGGCGCTGAATCAGCGCACGTGGCGGCACAAGAGCCCCGCGCGGCTCGCCGCCGAAATCAAGCACATTTACGAGAACTTCGGCATCAAGGAATTCTTCAGCACCGACGACAATTTCTTCAACACGCGCAGCACCGTCGTCGATCTCATGACCGCCATGGCCAACACGACGACGCGCGGCCGGCCGCTCGGCGAAGTCATCCGCTTCTACACCGAAGCGACCGAGTACGACGTGCACAAGAACATGGACATCCTGCCGCTTTGCAGGAAGGGCGGCATGGCGGCGATCTGGTTCGGCATCGAGGACATCACCGCCGAGCTGGTCAACAAGGGCCAGACGCCCGGTAAGACGACGGAAGTCTATGAGCGCCTGCGCAGCTTCGGAATCGAGCCGATGGCCATGATGATCCACAACGACCATCAGCCGCTGCGCTCGCCGCCCGGCACGCTCGAAGGCGTCATCAACCAGGCGCATTACATGTTCGAGAAAGGCGCCGTGTCGTATCAATGCACCTACCTCGGCCCGGCCGTCGGCACGGTCGATTTCGAAGCCGCCGCGAAGGGCCGCGTCATCTACAAATCAGTCGGTGGCGAGCCGATTCCGCAGGCCTTTCAGGACGGTAACCACGTCGCTGCGTCGCGCCACCCGCGCCCGTGGGAGCGGCAGCTCAACATCATTCGCGCCTACTCGGCGTTCTACAACCCGATCAACGTGCTGCGCATCATCGGCAACTGGCGAAACGACCGTCTGTCGGCGCGCCGGCTGCTGTTCCAAGTGATCGGCCTCATCGGCATCGCCCTCACCGCACCGGCCTTGTGGAAATGGTCGCGCAAACTCAAGCGCGGTCCGATTGAAGTCTGGGACGGCCTCCAACGCGCCCGCATTCCCATGATCGACGCCGAGGAGGGCCACGAAGTCAGTTGGGGCATTGAGTTCCTGCCCAATCCCGAGCTGCCACAAAAGGGCGAGCGCCGCGCCGTCCGTGAGACATCGTCGTTCCGCGATGCCGAACGAAAGATGGAGCGCGAGTCGGAAGCGGTCACGGTCTGA
- the cspA gene encoding putative cold shock protein A: MPQGTVKWFNDSKGFGFIATDDGQDVFVHQSEIKMDGYRRLDEGARVEFEVTQGPKGMKATEVKLVQ, encoded by the coding sequence ATGCCGCAAGGTACAGTGAAGTGGTTTAACGACTCGAAGGGTTTTGGCTTCATCGCCACCGATGATGGCCAGGATGTCTTCGTCCACCAGAGCGAAATCAAGATGGACGGATATCGCCGTCTGGACGAGGGCGCTCGCGTCGAGTTCGAGGTGACCCAAGGCCCCAAGGGCATGAAGGCCACCGAAGTCAAACTGGTCCAGTAA